A stretch of Clostridium formicaceticum DNA encodes these proteins:
- a CDS encoding S-layer homology domain-containing protein — MEYLKKKIYILVAITLILQLFPYPAFAIDTLSPYPAYEGLQHGGDLYRGIHFTDIDNHWGKAHIQETAGLALMKGVGNQQFQPNQSLTRLEALTILVKAIGQEEEAQRLGEQQMPPRVRDIVILSTADHWGKGYLQVALQNNIVTPQEVNEIMNLTPQQMENLQQQVENRLEAYEGRELTAAEMTNLQNQIADQLETRNTWNRPVSRQQAAAWIARALGLEGTYGSGIVRVYTFNDVNQMDTEKLPLVEAVLQKGIMSGTSASTFAPKQTLTRGEMAAMLVKFHEDLLEERGLVKKQGEITAVEELQHEGANKRVLTVENDDNSKNLIVTEASLRDFPVQRHESLGLSNSLRRGDWVRYYLNENDEVIYASVDPGATTTIEGFVETIDVDNRQLVMTDFQNKRHILQVQPSAKIQINGRDVNFEGLMHGLEIVVTARNNHVSNIEGMLEEDPDRHGYIPPGSRTKVGDVLFINGDTIEIRANNNREKYRITNGTQILRNESPANLFEIKEGDRVILFFNDIYSPDIATIRVEDHERHIEGIYRGQIEQVDQRNREILLKNVTVYQNGRWVSHSRDQVRLKAEGNLLYEGAEKISLQNLSTRKNSEVYAAVENSYGVPRIAKLVLKGGSSVLYESKITDINFGTGRMIVDNTGLAFHAGTIVVKNNRLVDMLNLDENQIVYVAADLLRGNRNASFVAIEYTGMVEDRIDRTRLVIYRGTVEDIYHYGITMGRLGYRLDYLKLEENQWTEVSGRRRMTLTEDTFIFDSDLQMEIEAGYFMDTRYIDPEDIEDKELRRRVEDRFYLGKAAYFVVRETYTDGETYEEVLAINLTPVNIYEGGRLHIEHSAIGEIAEVDIDGETITLSNVRHWNSLNRRWESAVNSETILADKAVIVVNDAPIDKDEFHKLRRSAKAYVIKSKNSSTGDDAYIIVVEQ, encoded by the coding sequence ATGGAATACTTAAAGAAAAAAATATATATCCTTGTAGCAATAACCTTAATACTACAACTTTTCCCCTACCCAGCCTTTGCTATAGATACTTTAAGCCCCTACCCAGCCTATGAGGGTCTTCAACATGGCGGTGACCTATACAGAGGTATTCATTTCACAGATATCGATAACCACTGGGGAAAGGCACATATTCAGGAAACTGCTGGCCTAGCTTTGATGAAGGGTGTGGGAAATCAACAATTTCAGCCCAATCAAAGTCTTACCCGCCTAGAAGCCTTGACAATTTTAGTTAAGGCCATAGGTCAAGAGGAGGAAGCACAAAGGTTGGGAGAACAGCAGATGCCTCCAAGGGTTAGGGATATTGTAATACTCAGTACAGCAGACCATTGGGGGAAGGGCTACCTACAGGTGGCGCTACAAAACAACATTGTAACCCCTCAAGAAGTCAATGAAATTATGAACTTAACGCCTCAGCAGATGGAAAATTTACAACAGCAAGTAGAAAACCGGTTGGAAGCTTATGAGGGTAGAGAACTAACAGCAGCAGAGATGACAAACCTCCAAAATCAAATTGCAGATCAACTGGAGACCCGTAATACATGGAATCGTCCTGTTAGTCGTCAGCAAGCAGCTGCCTGGATTGCCAGAGCATTAGGTTTGGAGGGAACCTATGGCAGCGGTATAGTAAGGGTTTATACGTTTAACGATGTAAACCAAATGGATACGGAAAAACTTCCTTTAGTAGAGGCTGTATTACAAAAAGGTATTATGTCTGGTACCTCCGCTAGTACCTTTGCTCCCAAACAAACCCTTACTAGAGGGGAGATGGCAGCAATGCTAGTAAAGTTTCATGAGGACTTATTAGAAGAAAGAGGTTTAGTGAAGAAGCAGGGGGAAATTACTGCGGTAGAGGAACTACAGCATGAAGGCGCCAACAAAAGGGTGCTTACCGTAGAAAATGACGACAATAGCAAAAATCTTATTGTTACAGAAGCCTCTTTAAGAGACTTTCCTGTACAAAGACATGAAAGTTTAGGTTTATCCAATAGCCTACGGAGAGGAGACTGGGTGCGCTATTACCTCAATGAAAATGATGAGGTGATTTATGCCTCTGTAGACCCCGGGGCTACAACCACGATAGAAGGTTTTGTGGAAACTATTGATGTAGACAATCGTCAATTGGTGATGACAGACTTTCAAAACAAGAGACATATTCTACAGGTACAGCCTTCTGCCAAAATTCAAATTAACGGCAGGGATGTAAATTTTGAAGGATTAATGCATGGGTTAGAGATTGTGGTAACAGCGAGAAATAATCATGTGTCCAACATAGAGGGTATGCTGGAAGAGGACCCCGATAGACATGGATATATCCCTCCCGGTAGCCGTACTAAGGTAGGAGATGTGCTATTTATCAATGGAGATACGATAGAAATAAGAGCAAACAATAATAGAGAAAAATACCGTATTACCAACGGAACACAGATTTTAAGAAATGAAAGTCCTGCTAACTTATTTGAGATAAAAGAAGGGGACAGAGTGATTCTTTTCTTCAATGATATCTATAGCCCTGATATTGCGACGATTAGGGTAGAAGATCATGAACGTCATATCGAAGGAATATATCGCGGGCAAATAGAGCAGGTAGATCAACGAAATAGAGAAATCTTACTAAAAAATGTTACTGTTTATCAAAATGGTAGATGGGTAAGTCATTCTAGAGATCAGGTAAGGTTGAAGGCAGAAGGAAATCTTCTTTATGAAGGTGCAGAAAAAATATCCCTTCAAAACTTAAGCACTAGAAAAAACAGCGAAGTTTATGCAGCGGTGGAAAACAGTTATGGGGTACCAAGGATTGCAAAACTGGTGTTAAAAGGAGGTTCTTCTGTACTATACGAAAGCAAAATTACAGATATTAACTTTGGTACAGGAAGAATGATTGTAGACAATACGGGACTTGCCTTCCACGCCGGTACCATCGTAGTCAAAAATAATCGTTTAGTGGACATGCTGAACCTAGACGAAAATCAAATTGTCTATGTTGCTGCAGATCTATTAAGAGGTAATAGAAATGCTTCTTTTGTGGCTATAGAGTACACAGGAATGGTGGAGGATCGCATAGATCGTACCCGATTAGTGATTTACAGGGGTACAGTAGAGGATATTTACCACTATGGAATTACTATGGGTCGGTTAGGCTATCGTCTAGATTATTTAAAGCTAGAGGAAAATCAATGGACTGAAGTTTCCGGCAGAAGAAGAATGACTTTGACAGAAGACACCTTTATCTTCGATAGCGATTTACAAATGGAAATAGAAGCTGGTTATTTCATGGATACTAGATATATTGACCCAGAAGACATAGAAGATAAAGAATTACGAAGACGGGTTGAAGATCGATTCTATCTAGGAAAAGCTGCTTACTTTGTAGTGAGAGAAACCTATACAGATGGGGAAACCTATGAGGAAGTATTGGCGATAAATCTCACACCAGTAAATATCTATGAAGGCGGTAGACTTCATATAGAGCATAGTGCTATTGGAGAAATAGCTGAAGTAGATATCGATGGAGAGACGATTACCTTAAGCAATGTAAGACACTGGAATAGTTTAAACAGACGTTGGGAGAGTGCTGTGAATTCAGAAACTATCCTTGCGGATAAAGCTGTCATCGTTGTAAATGATGCACCTATCGATAAAGATGAATTCCATAAGTTAAGAAGAAGTGCCAAGGCTTATGTTATCAAGAGCAAGAATTCTTCCACTGGGGATGATGCCTATATTATTGTAGTAGAACAATAA
- a CDS encoding S-layer homology domain-containing protein: MKRRMAQILLTLLLILSFSVQGYGLEIPGYEGGIQNESTYREVIFITGEPIVVEGTVTVSDRGDRVTYTYRNLTNTEKEVTLTRNVTLTKQTTTNGNHQKTETLSLNRYRETINVGGVRYETTEDQYPWSQSTIFHEKPGVTYFAGNWDGRKTYTINRNEGTVKVSTQGTIVGYDHHWGATQTQSIVHYIEYRQNNNNGEEGLSWEGTVEVSVAHNRTKDYHYEANAPSQISFRGGYLLTEKEENVVKYNYNLPRISQEGELLRGRNSGTSSFTLDTNPENKRLTIPALRDISGHWAEGDILFLASLEAFYPNNVNFGPSLPMSRGEFARALGVVMGIEKEEQPTVRTRAVRTVEEPPSIFVDVPKENPNQKYIEAVYERGVMRGVGQDHFMPNQGITKAEATVAIIKALGFEGLAPIQQYTTGYRDDGAVPLWAKDAVYLARELKVVQGDNNGYFQPNRNLTKAEGAEILVNLVNYLQQDIRYDYRERILNY; encoded by the coding sequence ATGAAAAGAAGAATGGCCCAAATCCTATTAACACTACTGTTGATACTATCCTTTAGCGTGCAAGGCTACGGCTTAGAAATCCCCGGCTATGAAGGCGGTATACAGAATGAAAGCACCTACCGCGAAGTGATCTTTATCACAGGAGAACCTATTGTAGTAGAGGGCACAGTAACTGTGAGTGATCGTGGAGACCGTGTTACTTATACCTATAGAAATCTTACCAACACAGAAAAAGAGGTTACTTTGACGAGAAATGTTACATTAACAAAGCAAACAACAACCAATGGTAATCATCAAAAGACAGAAACCTTATCCCTTAACCGTTACCGGGAGACCATCAACGTAGGAGGCGTGAGATATGAAACCACAGAAGACCAATATCCATGGAGCCAGTCTACTATTTTTCACGAAAAACCTGGTGTGACCTACTTTGCAGGGAATTGGGACGGAAGAAAAACCTATACCATCAATAGAAACGAGGGGACTGTTAAAGTATCCACGCAAGGAACAATAGTCGGATATGACCATCATTGGGGAGCTACGCAGACACAAAGTATTGTCCATTACATTGAATACCGACAAAACAACAACAATGGAGAAGAAGGTTTATCTTGGGAGGGAACAGTAGAGGTAAGTGTTGCACACAATCGTACAAAGGATTATCACTATGAAGCCAATGCCCCTTCTCAAATCAGCTTTAGGGGAGGATATCTCTTAACAGAGAAGGAAGAAAATGTTGTAAAGTATAATTATAATCTACCGAGGATAAGTCAAGAAGGAGAATTGTTGAGGGGAAGAAACAGCGGCACCAGCAGCTTCACCCTCGATACAAATCCTGAAAATAAGAGATTAACTATACCTGCGTTGCGGGACATCTCAGGTCACTGGGCAGAAGGCGATATTTTATTCTTAGCCAGTTTAGAGGCTTTTTATCCAAACAATGTTAACTTTGGCCCCTCTTTACCGATGAGTCGGGGAGAATTCGCCAGAGCTTTAGGGGTAGTGATGGGAATAGAAAAAGAAGAACAGCCTACAGTAAGGACCCGTGCCGTCAGGACGGTGGAAGAACCCCCTAGCATCTTTGTAGATGTGCCGAAGGAAAATCCCAACCAAAAATATATTGAGGCCGTTTATGAAAGAGGGGTCATGAGGGGAGTAGGTCAAGACCATTTTATGCCTAATCAGGGAATCACTAAGGCGGAAGCTACAGTTGCTATTATCAAAGCCTTGGGTTTTGAAGGGTTAGCTCCTATCCAGCAATATACCACAGGTTATAGAGATGATGGGGCCGTGCCCCTATGGGCGAAGGATGCGGTTTATTTGGCAAGAGAGTTGAAGGTCGTACAGGGAGACAACAACGGTTACTTTCAGCCTAATAGAAATTTAACGAAGGCAGAGGGAGCAGAGATCTTGGTGAACCTTGTAAACTATCTTCAGCAGGATATAAGGTATGACTATAGAGAGAGAATATTAAATTACTAA
- a CDS encoding CTP synthase — MSTKYIFITGGVVSSLGKGITAASLGQLLKSRGLKVTLQKFDPYLNIDPGTMSPYQHGEVFVTDDGAETDLDLGHYERFIDINLSKYSSVTSGKVYSAVINKERKGDYLGGTVQVIPHITNEIKERIYRVGRDGNFDVVITEVGGTVGDIESLPFLEAIRQIKYEVGRESTMYIHVTLVPYLGKAGELKTKPTQHSVKELRSIGIQPDLVVCRTEKPLSQEMKDKIGLFCNLDPGHVVQNMDAQSLYEVPLLLKEEKLDELVVKRLKLQAQEAELTQWREVVERDKNPKGRVKIALVGKYVELRDAYLSVSEALTHAGIYNNVKVDIDWIHSEDIIEDNVEDFLKGAQGILVPGGFGDRGVEGKISALKYARENNIPLLGICLGMQLAVIEYARNVLSLKDAHSSELNPDTTNPVIDLMPEQKDVEDMGGTMRLGLYPCKVYADTKAREAYGEDLIYERHRHRYEFNNHYRDALTEAGLIISGISPDERLVEIVEIKDHPWFVAAQFHPEFKSRPTRPHPLFRDFVKAAIGQ, encoded by the coding sequence ATGTCAACAAAATACATTTTTATCACAGGCGGGGTAGTCTCTTCTCTTGGCAAGGGCATCACCGCTGCCTCTTTGGGACAATTATTAAAAAGCAGGGGACTAAAAGTAACCCTACAAAAATTTGACCCCTATTTAAACATTGACCCTGGTACCATGAGCCCCTATCAACATGGGGAAGTATTCGTCACGGATGATGGAGCAGAAACGGATTTAGATTTAGGCCATTATGAAAGGTTTATAGATATCAATCTCAGTAAATATAGCAGTGTTACCTCTGGTAAAGTTTATTCAGCTGTTATCAACAAAGAGAGAAAAGGGGATTACTTAGGAGGCACAGTACAGGTCATCCCCCATATCACTAATGAGATTAAAGAAAGAATTTATCGCGTAGGTAGAGATGGCAACTTCGACGTGGTCATCACGGAGGTAGGGGGCACAGTAGGAGATATCGAAAGTCTGCCCTTTTTAGAGGCAATCCGTCAGATTAAATACGAAGTCGGGCGAGAAAGCACCATGTATATCCACGTTACTTTGGTGCCTTATCTAGGAAAGGCAGGAGAGTTAAAAACAAAGCCTACACAGCATAGTGTGAAGGAGTTGAGAAGTATCGGTATCCAACCAGATCTCGTGGTATGTCGCACGGAAAAACCGCTATCTCAGGAAATGAAGGACAAGATTGGTCTTTTCTGCAATCTAGACCCTGGCCATGTGGTACAAAACATGGATGCTCAGAGTTTATATGAAGTGCCGTTACTATTAAAGGAAGAAAAACTAGATGAATTGGTAGTAAAGCGACTTAAGTTACAGGCGCAAGAGGCAGAACTTACTCAATGGAGGGAAGTTGTAGAAAGAGATAAAAATCCTAAGGGTAGAGTAAAAATTGCCCTAGTAGGAAAGTATGTGGAGCTGAGAGATGCCTACCTTTCTGTATCAGAGGCCCTCACCCATGCCGGTATCTATAATAATGTGAAGGTAGATATTGATTGGATTCATTCAGAGGATATCATAGAAGACAATGTAGAGGATTTTCTAAAGGGAGCACAGGGAATTTTAGTACCCGGTGGATTTGGAGATCGTGGTGTAGAAGGAAAAATTAGTGCTCTAAAATATGCTCGTGAAAATAACATTCCTTTACTAGGTATCTGCCTTGGTATGCAGTTGGCAGTGATAGAATACGCAAGAAATGTACTAAGTCTAAAGGATGCCCATAGCTCCGAGTTAAACCCTGATACCACCAATCCTGTGATTGATTTGATGCCAGAACAAAAAGATGTGGAGGACATGGGAGGGACGATGCGTTTAGGTCTATACCCATGTAAAGTCTATGCCGATACCAAGGCTAGAGAAGCCTATGGGGAGGATTTGATTTATGAAAGACATCGCCATCGTTATGAGTTCAACAACCATTACAGAGATGCTTTGACGGAGGCAGGCTTAATCATCAGCGGTATTTCTCCAGACGAAAGATTAGTAGAAATCGTAGAAATCAAAGACCACCCATGGTTTGTAGCCGCCCAATTCCATCCGGAGTTCAAGTCCAGACCCACAAGACCACACCCTTTATTTAGAGACTTTGTAAAGGCCGCAATTGGACAGTAA
- a CDS encoding copper amine oxidase N-terminal domain-containing protein yields the protein MPRLADDYNSEGKTKGTFTPATYLVIERDNFDTSSNISFQLRIDGAKWSGSAAYGGDNKNEGGSVTSSVYNYSGFVGTGKALNIPEGDLAQFEVVSRTDRVLDITLIDAIDDSTSFAIPLFFEVNGSGTVQVTVDADTGVTSGTFTVANATKGATVTTVDDIVTFAEEGTLETIRIEETSAAALSKKDHVIKLRLPNNFEWVNSDVKNNVQFIGGLDAEVVSVNSYVGERDLDITIKVKSASSTRGAILISDLKVLAGTNAREGDVELRVSGGDVTTETITVAKYSDFDVIVKADGEPEELISGRFEGYNGKDADELDHAAFDDEAHELQTLIIEEATNGALLGNRRTRIEFPSWVKILGVDVDADDADVTLHGIDENEMEGPIFGYKDRGESYLELTINPDSGATVEAKVELTFYVSIKADAEGDIVAEVSGRSGAEGEVVLGTARRAVEMEIEGKTTIVDIGKKAQAIPDIIISEIEGEDLMEGDLVLNLSNGAVWNDYKVEVIEGDLEIDDVDDKDSNLIITIKKSGVSTKASTIKISNASIDVDRTIPDGAVNVRVRGTSARKNHLPGSESKSTELDAGYFDQNNVVSAKVADVLAGGESAVGRDAVTLTIGEIPAGGDAAPYISNNRTYAPVSAVAQSLGIAKNNIIWNEANRTVTIMGNKTVQMTIGSTTLLVNGTPVVMDVAPEITSSRTFLPIAWLAKALDVEYSWDAATQTVTFY from the coding sequence GTGCCAAGATTGGCAGACGACTATAATAGTGAAGGTAAAACAAAAGGAACTTTTACTCCTGCTACTTATTTAGTTATTGAAAGAGACAACTTCGATACAAGTAGCAACATAAGTTTCCAATTAAGAATTGATGGCGCTAAATGGTCTGGAAGCGCAGCTTATGGAGGCGACAATAAGAACGAAGGAGGTAGTGTTACATCTTCAGTATACAACTACTCTGGGTTTGTAGGAACTGGTAAAGCGCTTAACATTCCGGAAGGTGACTTAGCACAATTTGAAGTTGTAAGTAGAACTGACAGAGTGTTAGACATTACTTTAATTGACGCTATCGATGATTCAACATCATTTGCTATTCCATTATTCTTTGAAGTAAACGGTTCAGGTACTGTACAAGTAACTGTAGATGCAGATACTGGAGTTACAAGCGGAACTTTTACAGTAGCAAACGCTACAAAGGGTGCTACAGTAACAACTGTAGACGATATTGTTACTTTTGCTGAAGAAGGTACATTAGAAACAATCCGTATTGAAGAAACTTCGGCTGCTGCATTAAGCAAAAAGGATCACGTAATTAAACTTAGATTACCAAACAATTTTGAATGGGTAAACAGTGATGTTAAAAACAACGTACAATTTATCGGTGGTTTAGACGCTGAAGTTGTAAGCGTAAACAGCTATGTTGGAGAAAGAGACCTTGACATAACAATAAAGGTAAAGAGTGCTTCTTCTACTAGAGGTGCTATCTTAATTAGCGACCTTAAAGTTTTAGCAGGAACGAATGCTAGAGAAGGTGACGTAGAATTAAGAGTTTCAGGTGGAGATGTAACTACTGAAACGATCACAGTAGCAAAATACTCTGATTTTGATGTTATCGTAAAAGCAGATGGTGAGCCTGAAGAACTTATCAGTGGTAGATTTGAAGGATACAACGGCAAAGATGCTGATGAGTTAGATCATGCTGCTTTTGATGATGAAGCTCACGAATTACAAACTTTAATTATTGAAGAAGCAACAAACGGTGCATTGTTAGGAAATAGAAGAACAAGAATCGAATTCCCAAGCTGGGTAAAAATTCTTGGTGTAGATGTTGATGCAGACGATGCAGATGTTACACTTCACGGAATTGACGAAAATGAAATGGAAGGTCCAATCTTCGGATACAAGGATCGTGGTGAAAGCTATCTTGAATTAACTATCAATCCTGATTCTGGCGCTACTGTTGAAGCAAAAGTTGAATTAACTTTCTACGTATCTATCAAAGCTGATGCTGAAGGAGATATCGTAGCAGAAGTATCTGGTAGAAGTGGTGCAGAAGGAGAAGTAGTTCTTGGTACAGCTAGAAGAGCTGTAGAAATGGAAATCGAAGGAAAAACAACAATCGTAGATATTGGTAAAAAAGCACAAGCAATTCCTGATATTATCATCAGTGAAATTGAAGGCGAAGACCTAATGGAAGGAGATTTAGTGCTTAACCTTTCTAATGGTGCTGTATGGAATGATTATAAAGTAGAAGTTATCGAAGGAGATCTAGAAATAGACGATGTTGATGATAAAGATTCAAACTTAATCATTACTATTAAGAAGTCAGGTGTTAGTACAAAGGCAAGTACAATTAAAATTTCAAATGCATCAATTGATGTAGACAGAACTATCCCTGATGGTGCTGTAAACGTAAGAGTACGTGGAACATCTGCAAGAAAGAACCACTTACCTGGCAGCGAAAGCAAATCAACTGAGCTTGATGCTGGTTACTTCGATCAAAATAACGTTGTATCTGCTAAAGTAGCAGACGTATTAGCTGGTGGAGAAAGTGCAGTAGGAAGAGATGCAGTTACTTTAACAATTGGTGAAATTCCAGCTGGTGGAGATGCAGCTCCATATATCAGCAACAACAGAACTTACGCACCAGTAAGTGCTGTAGCTCAATCTTTAGGAATTGCTAAAAACAACATTATCTGGAACGAAGCTAACAGAACAGTAACAATCATGGGTAACAAAACTGTTCAAATGACAATCGGAAGCACAACATTATTAGTAAATGGAACACCTGTAGTAATGGACGTAGCTCCAGAAATCACAAGCAGCAGAACTTTCTTACCAATCGCTTGGTTAGCAAAGGCTCTTGATGTAGAATATTCTTGGGATGCTGCAACACAAACAGTTACATTTTACTAG
- a CDS encoding copper amine oxidase N-terminal domain-containing protein — MAWQKCKMLVSGIFIGALTTLTFNVYANVEDKVTAFLAPYIGFEFNGEEKPLSQGYTVLLYEGRTYTPARFIAEELGAEVFWDEATQTVKIETPLQEDVEKEDIDDKTEEPKKENPVEVEEETKVRKSYESLPATYYDGDIRLKVQTVVIDDEQTRVYISLLNEGNVPIQLEQTATLITIDGKEYKQLDTGRRVPNPYVGDWYNDIRNDEFTDSLVRMPAIPEDTEELTIKFEIRENDRNQNRKEITFNIKL, encoded by the coding sequence ATGGCATGGCAAAAATGTAAAATGTTAGTTTCAGGAATCTTCATAGGGGCTTTAACTACCTTAACCTTCAATGTTTATGCTAATGTAGAGGATAAGGTTACAGCTTTTCTTGCTCCGTATATCGGTTTTGAATTTAATGGTGAAGAAAAACCACTGTCCCAAGGCTATACAGTTCTCCTATACGAAGGCAGAACGTATACACCTGCTAGATTTATAGCTGAGGAATTGGGTGCTGAAGTTTTTTGGGATGAAGCAACACAAACTGTAAAGATAGAAACTCCTTTACAAGAGGATGTGGAGAAGGAAGACATAGATGATAAAACAGAAGAACCTAAGAAGGAAAATCCTGTAGAAGTAGAGGAAGAAACAAAAGTGCGAAAAAGCTACGAATCTCTACCTGCAACCTACTATGATGGTGATATTCGACTTAAGGTACAAACCGTCGTTATAGATGATGAGCAAACAAGAGTCTACATCTCACTTCTCAATGAAGGCAATGTACCCATACAGTTAGAACAAACTGCTACTCTTATAACAATAGATGGAAAAGAATACAAGCAATTGGATACTGGCAGAAGAGTACCAAACCCTTATGTAGGTGATTGGTACAATGATATAAGAAATGATGAATTTACGGATAGTCTTGTCCGGATGCCTGCTATACCAGAAGATACAGAAGAATTAACGATAAAGTTTGAGATTAGAGAAAATGACAGGAACCAAAACCGAAAAGAGATAACCTTTAATATTAAACTATAA
- a CDS encoding TolC family protein, whose protein sequence is MKKRAASIMMASLVLASSFTVYADSVLQPDVTNIVENEAAVEEDESLVLTYEEALDKALKQSYDYKKLIETIDQLEEIRKQAATDLRYIPIGGQGDSQAVSQLFGLKSSEINLQMSKRQEETLQEMLSFKVRTEYDNIVKKTKEIQLQGEIISNTEKQLKQLNKKSQLGTASTYEYQVQLNKYNEELQKKRTLEKELEDTYLKLNATMGVDKDERYDVVLDREIEWMEEVDLNTHIRRMQSQHPSVWNQEQQIRMNQLDVELHIFNVGGTPYEAKQAETRKSQIELASLKDNIQQSINNTYNQMQQLESQYKMMEVMLEKAEKDLNIVQLRYDVGMAVALDVEMAELAVTSIKNQMETILISYEQLRMIFEKPWLMG, encoded by the coding sequence ATGAAAAAAAGAGCAGCGTCTATAATGATGGCTTCCCTTGTTCTGGCCTCTAGTTTTACTGTGTATGCTGACAGCGTATTGCAGCCAGACGTCACAAATATAGTAGAAAATGAGGCAGCCGTGGAAGAAGATGAGTCATTGGTATTGACCTATGAAGAGGCGCTAGACAAGGCATTAAAACAAAGTTATGATTATAAAAAACTAATAGAGACAATAGACCAGCTAGAAGAAATAAGAAAACAAGCTGCTACAGATCTAAGATATATTCCCATAGGAGGGCAGGGGGATAGTCAAGCAGTAAGCCAGTTATTTGGGCTAAAGTCATCAGAAATCAACCTGCAAATGAGTAAGAGACAAGAAGAGACATTGCAAGAAATGCTTTCTTTTAAAGTGAGAACAGAATACGATAATATTGTCAAAAAAACAAAAGAAATACAACTACAAGGTGAAATCATCAGTAATACAGAAAAGCAGCTAAAACAGTTGAATAAAAAATCTCAACTAGGCACTGCCAGTACCTATGAATATCAAGTTCAGCTAAATAAATACAATGAAGAACTACAAAAGAAGCGAACCTTAGAAAAAGAACTAGAGGACACTTATTTAAAGCTTAATGCTACGATGGGTGTCGATAAGGATGAGCGGTACGATGTAGTTTTAGATAGAGAAATTGAATGGATGGAAGAAGTAGACCTAAATACGCATATCAGAAGAATGCAAAGTCAGCATCCTTCTGTTTGGAATCAAGAACAACAGATTAGAATGAATCAGTTAGATGTGGAATTACATATATTTAATGTGGGCGGCACGCCTTACGAAGCTAAACAGGCAGAAACTAGAAAATCACAAATAGAATTAGCCTCCCTAAAAGACAATATTCAACAATCCATCAACAATACCTATAATCAAATGCAGCAGTTGGAAAGCCAATATAAGATGATGGAGGTTATGTTAGAAAAAGCTGAAAAGGATTTAAACATAGTTCAATTACGATATGATGTGGGGATGGCTGTTGCTTTAGATGTGGAAATGGCAGAACTGGCGGTAACAAGCATCAAAAATCAAATGGAGACGATACTTATATCCTATGAACAATTAAGAATGATTTTTGAGAAACCATGGCTTATGGGATGA